gaggtgggactaataCCAAACCCCGCCCCCTAGGAACGTTGGCGCCACGCGCATGTGCCGCACAGCCGGACCAGCCCACTAGGCTACCTTTGCCGACGGCCCGGCCTCTTTGCAAAGCCATTTAGGCtttcttttcaaaattctGCGCGGGTGTCCATTTACTTTGAATTTGGGGGCTCCCAGGAAAACCGAAAAAATTATCTATGCCGATGGCTAACCTCGGGCAAAGATTTTTAGACTTTTTAAAAAATTCCACACGCGCGGCCACTTAATTTGAATTGGCGGGCGCCCGGAAAAACCGAAATAGGAGAAAAATCCGCTTCTGGGCCGCGAATTGCCGATGCCGGCCGGCCCATTAAGCGGCCTGCACGAGCGGGCTGCACCCATTATCGtgtctttgccggaggctgaTCTCTGGCAAAGTGTTTTACCATTTTTTTCTCCTAAGCTCAGCATCTAATTTTGAACTCGAGGGCACCGgacgaaaaaaaaattgaccttTGCCGGCAGCTTTTTTTGGCCTTTGCCGGTGGCTTTTCTGGTGGCCCACGGCGTACATGCTCCTTTGGCGGCGGCCCGACACGGCCGGCAAAATACGTTGCAACGCGAGGTTTCCGGTAGTGAATGTACCTAGCTAGTAGCCTAGTAAGATCTTGATGTAACTAAGACCTCGTAGTGATGAATGTCATAAAAAGGCATCGCCCCATTGTCTTTTGGTCAAGTTCTACATTTACTTGTATGGCTATTCCTTATTTGCACCTTTTCGTAACAAACTACATACATGACCAGTACTGCAGTACGTAATATTGTACCCTTAATGTACACCCGATGCAGCGTATACGTGCAAACCATATGTACGACTTAATTAGCTCTTCGAAGTAAAACAGAAATACTAATTAAGAGTAATTAATTAGCTAGAGCACTAGCACACCAAGAAATTAAGGAACTAGGCACCTAGCAAGCTAGCTAGAATCTAGCTATATACATACTTCAATCGACAACGTTGTTGCTGAAGAGCTTGAACTGGCCGGCGTCCAGCACGAGCTTCCGTATAGACGCGAACGCGCCGATGGCCCCGACCCCAACGAAGACGACCATGATGGCCGTGTTGGCGATGTACATCAGGGACCCCCTCGGCGGCGCGAGCGCGATGTTGTACATGATGACGGGGAGGACGAAGTCCAGAGGGATGAACCCGACGGCGCCGACcacgccgacgatgtcgccgAAGAAGGGCAGCATGGCGGCCATGAAGGCGCAGAAGGCCAGGTAGAGTGTccggagcagcagccgcgGCACCAGGTTACGGCGCGAGAACTTGCCCCGCGTCACATCAGCCGAGTTCTTCTCCATGATCTCGTATGCCACCTGGGAGTACACGAGCCCGATGgcgaggagctggaggaggacgaagagcACGGCGAGGCCCAGCAGCCAGGTGGGCGCGAGGGCCGGGCCAGAGTCCGGCATGAGGCTCTTGAGGACGTTTGACTGGACCTGGCTGCCGAATGCCCAGTACCCGGTGATTGAGGGGAGGTAGAAGGTGAAGCCTATCACGGAGTAGCAAAGCACTAGCGCCTTCATCATCTTCCCGGCGGCCGGTGGCGCCAACGTGGCCTGTAAACTCGAGTTCAAAATAAGCCCACTATGAAATTAGTAAGATGGGCTTCCATTGCGAATCTACTTCGGCCCTTTTTCAGGCTCGATGCAGAAGCCCGTGTCATATTCGCTACTTGGACCCTCCTAGCCTTTCTAGTTGTAATAGTGCACacactcaaaaaaaaagttgtaacACTGCACTGTCGAATACCTGGATTTCTGGCAGTATACCGTTGCCGAAAACGGAGGCCAGGATGGAAATGGATAGGAAGGCATTGAAGGTCTGCTCCGACTTGGATGAGCTTAGAGAGTAGTCCTTGGCGGGAGAGCTTTTTGACAACCCTGTTAAGAATGGCAACCTAGTTAAAAACCGTAGCAGAGAGTACTGAAATATAATCTGATCCCTGCATAGAAAAGATGGTCCCTCCATCCAAAACCGTAAGGCACACATTCTTTTCAAGATTTACTTTTGACCAGTAATTAGTCTAACTATTTATGGGTGACATGGAAACTGATGTATGGGAAAGTTGGTGCTTCGAGCCTTCAGTGTAGACTACATGAATTATACGAGCACGAACCGTAGTTCTTCTATATGTAAAGAAAAATCCATTCACCAAAGTAAGTCTGAATTTCTGATATAGATATTCTCGATAAGTTCTGAGGTATATAAAAAGTTCTCAAACTCTGGATTCTGGGTATACACAATCCAACAGACCAAACCTGAGTTCAGAAACAGAACTGCCTAGTGACGATTAGAAGGAAGCTAACTTAGCTCGAATGCAAACGAAAAGCTAATTCTATTTATGTGCAGTGTTTTGTACAAATTTCTTCCGTGGCACTATTGATCATCTGTGATGTGCAGCTCCTAATTTCACCATTTGCGAGACATTTTAGCTGGTTAATCATGTAAAACAATGCTTATACATGTGGTAGTTTGAAGTAGGAGTTGTTTGCACATGTTAGGAAGCTAAGAGGGCTGAATGCAAAACTTTTTATTTAGGCCTCTCCCCTTGCTTGAAAATAGACAGAGAGTTGAGTCTTCTGTGTTCTTGAGAGCTCTAGGGTTAGGGGTGAGAGGAGAGACATTTGATCTACCAAATCCACCTAGATTTGAGAAAGATTTTTGTGAGATTGGAGCATCCCCATCCTTGTTGGCTTCCACCTTGTACTCTTCATCTTCATAGTGAAGtccgtgctcgccgccgcccgtggtttttccctGCAAGGGGTTTCCACGTAAATCTCCATGTCTCCCCTTGATTTGGTGATTCATTTGCTATATATGTTGTTGTTCATCATCTATACTTGCTATTGGCATTTATTGTTCAAGTTTGGTGCTATTTGGTTGAGTTGACACTTGAGGCAAGACATACTTGTGTTCTTTGATATATGGATGATTCTATTGGGCCATTGATGTTCTAGTAAGTTATCCTTGCAGCTGTTAATCTTGTGTGCAGGTTTGAGAACTCGGTATTTGCAGATTTCATATACCGGTTCAGATTTGTTCTATGCACACAAGGTGTTTGTTGAATTGCTTGTGAGGAGCAGCTTGCTGTTTTTAAGTTCTTCAGCTGCCCCTCTGCTGCCCCTCTGTGCTCACATCATCAATAGTCAATTACTAGGAAGGACCACTTCAGTTCTCAATTCTGAAAAGCACAGATCACTCGACACAGTGATTACATAGCCACGTGAGGCACTATTGATCATTTTATAGACTCTTGTCCGGGATAATTTCTCATGCTACTGTTGCCAAGGAATCAGTACCACATTAACAGCACTAATGCGTTTTGTTGAAGTCTACAGCTAACGAATCCATCTTGCCGTGGTGTCGACATATCTTTGCAGGTGAGTTTATTCCGATGTCATACATCAAGGAATCACTGGAAGATGTATTTGTAAGGAGTAGTTTCCTTAATGACCTAGCCTACGTTTATTAAGTACCACTGACAGATTTGCATCTGATTCCCCTCATATGCCAGCCTAAATGTTTCAGGAATCTAATTCTTAAATCGGCCTGCTATTATCCAGTTACACCTTGCCACTTTACCAGAACAGTATTTGGAACGGACAGAAGATGTGTCACAAGGAGAGTTCAAGAAATAATACCTGCACCAATGCAAGCAGCAGACACAAGGATCGTGTAGCCCAAGCTTAGGAGTAGTGATACGAAGTTGATGTGCCGCAGCGAGTGGAATGATGGTAGCTGGGACAGGAAGGCCAGCACCACGGCCACCATGATGATGAAGTGGTACAGTTTTAGGGGACCATTTGGAGCAATGCTGGAGTACATGATCTGCTTGGCACAATAAATATCAGCTTATGGAACCGATTATATGAGCAGAGAAAAGGACACATTTGTTAGTTAACTTCTATGGTAACTGAGAGAAGGTTGTTTATGCCATTTCACTTAATCTATATATCAATTCCAATTGTTTTTGTTATTCCGCTAGCTAGTGAACTCATTTATatcagagaaagaaaagaactcAATTTAACTTATGTGCTACTTTAGCACATACATTGAAGTATTTAAACTTCAGGTCAAAGATTGAAATATATCCTCCGTGGTGTTTGAAAGACAGAAAAAGTAATCCTGAGTTCCTGACTACATAGAAGTGTGCAATTGGGAGCTAGAGCACAATCATATATGTCCAAACCTTCCGAAGAAAGGACAACAAGCACTTGAGAATGACAGATGAGCTActttatttgttgttttactgATGTGAACACTGTTTTGGCCCTAATATATCATCTGTATATTTGAATCAAATGAATGGGAAACCATCTGTTCACATGGTTCAAGAAATAGCTAAATAGTCAATCATAGATTTTGGTTCTATGGTTCAAGAAATTGCTAAAATAGTAAATCATATATTTTGGTTCTCTGGTTCAGAATAATGTCAGCAGATATGTAAGATCTTGCTACAAGATGCATGATTGAGACATACTGCATACTTGAATATGACACAACCCACAAGTAATGGCGCCAATCAAACATTGGTTATAGGTTCCGTTTCAGTACTCCCAAGCAGTGGCAAGTCAGTCTTGCGTCTGGGAGCAACTTTCTTGCTGACTTCAACAGTTGTGCTCAGCACTAAATATCCCTTATCAAACTAGCTTCTGCGTGCTGTTTAAGTAATTGCAGCAGAGGACAGGAGAAAGCAATCCGCCCATCCTGATGCAACTTGGCTCCAACACAACAGAGCAGCAATTATGCCAGAACAATTCTGGTAATCCAAAGGTGCAGTAGCTCCTGCTGCATATGCTAGTATGGCCGGCCAATCCTCACGAGAATGACCTTCTACATTTAGGAAGGCAGCCCTCTGTGGCCTGTGGATATTCCTAGGTTGCATACTAAAGAGTAGCAACTCTAACTAACTGTATCGAAAATGAAGACAACATGAGACTAAAAGTTTAATTAACCTCTTGAGAACAACAAACAAAGGCAAACAAAATACGGAAAGTCTGGTTAAATTTACAACACACGAATAGTGAATGACCACAATAAACAAACTCAAATATAATTATGGAAATTCTAGTTAAATTCAGGAGTTCTTGGAGTCTACGACGCACCTCAATACAATCTGCCGCCAGCAGGATGGTGCCGATGCTAACGCCAGTGTTGATAGCCGTCTGCACAATGACCACGAAGTAAAACATCCACCCGGAGCCTGCACACCAAACAGAACCACCAAAAACAAATCGCAATTTTAATAATTATTATCAGCTCATCACGTACGTATGCACGTACTCTCTCCCCACAGAGTCACCAGCACACGCATCCAAATTAATGGGAGGGCAACGACGCAGCGACAGCAACAGCGAAAACACTGCCGCCTCATGCCGTGCACACAAACGCAAAGTCAAAAAAAGGGGAGAGGAGCACTGTAGCAGCCGTTGTACGGCCGGGGCAAGGGCATTGCGGCGAACAACAAGAAACGGAGAGGAGATGATTACCGaggacgtcggcggcgagctcgcggAAGCGgatgtggcggcggccgcgggccTCGCAGTGGTCGAGCACGCGGGACATGAGGGAGTACTCGTAGAAGGTGACGGCGGCGATTAGGGAGAGCGTGGTGAGGCCGAGCGCCCAGCCCATCCCCCGCAGCGCGTACGGCAGCGTCAGCACCGTCGGACCCACGATCGCCGTCGTCAGGTGGAACCCGGCGTGCCACCACGTCCCTGCGAGATTAGGATCGTCAAATCAGTCGGGATCTTGGCATTGGCTCATGGCGCAGGGGCAGAGGGGGACAGGGTTTGTGTACCTTTGGACTCGAGCAcgaaggcggcgccggcgtccggGCCGGGGCCGTGCTTGGCGGCGTGGTGGTGGGCGCCGTTCCCTGCCGGGGCCACGGTCGCCGGGCCGCCGGCCTCGGCGTCGAACGCGGCGGGCGCCATGGCCTCAGCTTCCACCGCCGCTGGTTGTGATGCTGTGATATTTATACACACACGCGCCGGGTAGGGGACACACACAGAAGACACAAATCCCGGTGGGTTGATCGGTCTCCGTTAATCTAATCGATCGGTTAATTAATAAGGGGGCCGTTACGATCTAATCACCGTGGCAAGCACGGGCACAAAAAAAACAGGGCGTTACGTGGACTCGTGGAGCACTGCGATTGCGAGGCGTGGAGCGGTTGGATCTCCAGCCGGTCGGGGTGCCGTTTGGTTGCATTGGGAGTATTTCCGGAGAAAAGCGCGAGGCCGAACGGTGCGAGGCGAAAGGCTGCCAGCAGCATGGGCGAGAATGCTTACGTACATGCTTAGGACATTTactaggatttttttttcgcgCATAAAACAACACAGAAGTAAGGTAGAGTTCTAGATTCTGCCGGTAATTAggttgttgatttttttttaaaaaaaatacaatgttAAACTTCAAAATGAATCCAGCGAAAAAAACCTTTTTTATTATATCAATCGGCTAAAAACATACAAATTCTGCAAAGCGAAACCAAGTTAACAGAAGACTTCATAAAATCAATGTGCCAAAGTTAACTCAAATAAGTCAACAAGTATTTGAGAAAGacttaataaaatgaaaatactaaagagcaacaaaaaaagtatgtttcttttgcaaaTGCTTGACTGTggtatgtttcttttgttctttatATTAAACACCATATTGAAATACTTAATTTAAAAAATGATTGCTTTTATTAGAAAACAGATTATGAATTTTTTGTATGGTTCTTACACTATGTTTGTTCCAATTGAAATGCTTAATATTTGAggataattatttttattttcaaaaataattatgaATTCCTTATTTTATTATATGCAGTCAGTCGTTTAAAAACTAAgaagtcaattttttttataataaaGGTGATATATGTACCGATAGATATGTTGATGACTATTATATTATATTATGCTTGTTTGGTTTTGTATGAGCGTCTCCTTTCTCCATAAAGATAAAAATAAGTCTCACTTGGtcaaacatatatattttgcAAATTCTCTAATATGCTCAACGTTTGTACTTATATTACCGGTATTGTTTACTCGGCATGTAAAGGTAATACAATTGACAATAAAATTACAACTATccaatttaaaatttaaagtattaaatttatcaaaaataaaaatgttaaAGATGTTTTATTGCATGTAGGCTCGATCATGGGCGGAGTCATCGCCCGGCGACCCTGGGCAGTTGCCCGGACTGGCCATGTCCACGACATTAGCGGTCGCGAAATCAAAACATGGAAAAAACGCTTCCGAGTCTTCGTTAGCCCGCCAAAAATCGTTTTGGGCTTCAGTCCCGTAGTGGGATGACTTCAGATGCGAACTGGGCCACGAAATTAGAAGCTCAACAGTCGCAGATTATCCTGGTCCTGTTGTTCGCCTAATCGGTCAAAGCCTCCTCGTCTATTCGCCGCCTGTTCGGCTCCTCGAGTCCCCAAACGACACGACAGAACCTGCTGGGCAGCGCTGGGAacgggcggaggcggagcgccCGGCCGACGGCGTGCAAATCCATCCCATAGGAACCGCTTGCATTCTCGTCGTCTCATCTCCAGCCTCTGCCGTGATTAGATAAGATTCTACTCACGGGGCATGGATTTTGCATTGAACTTGATCAAGGTCTGAATTTCGCAAAAAAATTGAGGGCACGATGTGGGCCGGCTTTTGAGAATTGGGTTTATTCGAGGCAGTTGTTACTTCTTGGTTAGAATCTTCATTTTACATATAGTTAAATACTTCAAAAGTTAAATCATTCAATTTCAAAGATAAGGAGGTTACTGAGAATGTGTGTGGTGTAATCGGAAGTAGAGGTATAGCCACAGCCATTGCTTACTGTTGCAAGTGAATTTTGATCCAAATGATGACTTATGGTTTTGATTTTAAGAATTTAAAAATATGTATGTTGAGATTTTCACTTTATTTTTTATGTCGATTAGGTCCAAGAAATTGGTGCTATTTTATATGTTGTTTATCATACCAATACCCAATTTTCAATGTCAGTATAGTCACTTAGTCTCAATTCAATTTTGACCAGGTTCCGCAAAAGTCCTGGCTCCGTCTTAGGCTCATATAGTTTTTCACCAGTTGGGATTGGTTTCTTGTTTTTGTCATTTTATAGTCTAGCAGATATAGAGCATCAtgatgacattttttttcattggtCTAATTGGTTTTATTGCAATGGTGGTGATGTATGTTTTGAAATGGTTTACCATAACGGTTATTGTAATAGTCATTTTTTATTGTTAATTTAATATAGTTTAAATTGTTAAATTTATAGATTTTATCTCTATAGTCTCTACACAATTTACTTCTCCTCACACAACATGTGTTACAACTTTTATATTTCTTTTCATTACTACCAAAGTAACTAAACATCTTTAAATGCTAATCAACTTGACACATACATTTTAAATCTAGATGCTTCGCAATCCTGCATCCAGCTAACTATCAAACTAATGATTAAACTAAATTCTAGGGGCCACCCTCTAGAGATAGAAGGAAACTTTTCAAAGAGGAACTAAATCCTCTTTGttagacaaagaagaaagaagtaTGCTGCCTTTAGAGATTGGTTAGATTTTCTTTCTCGTTTGTCTATGAAACTACAACAATAATGAAGGGATGCATGGCTCGTGTCGAAAGAAAAGTACTTTGTACAAGAGTCTCATGGCTAACAGACGATTGTTTAAAGAAACCATTTGATTGATAGGAGGATATATTTGCAAAGCTTGCTAGTTACAAGAACTTGTGTTGTTATGTTTTTCCGTTATCGAAGGGAGACTAGCAACTCcgatctttataagagtaaatatatttatattttactTCCAGAGACATCTCCAGTCTTACCgacctaaaaaaataatagaTATTTCAATATGATAAACAAGAATATTCTCCATATTTCTAGAGATATGGTATCTCATCAGCAAAAACTACACAAGCCGTAACATAATGAATCGAAATCAGAACTTCCTACAAtttgccaaaagaaaaatataccaCATGATTCTCATGTCTACCATCAGTAATCAAGATGAAACAAAAGGATAGTTGAGTCCATAGTGAGCAATCGTACATGGACCAATAAATGGATAAAGTATCTTATAGGTTGTCCTaagagaggatgagaagcTGTATCTCCTAGAGAGCCGACTCTTGCAGGTTGTACTGTCGTCGATTGCTCGAAGGCACATCGGAACCACACCGCCTCCCACCAGACCCGTCGTCGTTACTACCTCCTACGACACCCTTCCTGAACCCCATACAAATGCATAGTTTGACCCGTCattgaaagatcgagtacgtcacagaggggggggtgaatgttaCCAGTTTTAAGATTCTTcaaaaaatgaagactgaagactgacAGCAGTCACATCACTTCAATTACAGAGATTTTAACTTAGcaaattttagagttgcagcaGAAAGAAGAATGTAAAACTAGAgtatagcagcaacaacagaagtaagaacaacaacaacagattTACTTCAACAGATGTAAGAATACAAGAGTGAGGAACGATATCACCAGAACACGAAGACacgatgattttttttctgaagttcagattgttggcacaatcctacatCTCCGTTGGgagggctgagtcacacaagactcgcggacacataAGTCCACCCAATTCTCCTGAGTTAAGAccgaagtctcgcccagttactcgttgtagatcttgaggtgatctccaaACCTTCACATACTAGTTGATGGCGAATCACaagcttcgattgctcttcgaCACGGACTCCTAGTTGTCttggtgatgccaatcaccaagagtaacaagcttcaagtgctcagCTAGAGAcaggatcccattcttcacgttcagttcagctctaagggttttcttcaagtgtactttaaaatagtttttttcgggatcaccaccgaatcCATTCGGGGTGGGTCGGCTTATATAGCCTCGGCCTCGTAGATCTAGCCGTTGCGACCCGTTGGATGAAGTGAGCACTGAgtctccagctcacactttatcatATTGTCTCACAACGGAAAAATTACGTGATCAAAGCACAATGCGACAAAGAtgttcaaacacatttgaaatcaaagTGAATACTTCAtgggaagtttctgtgaagcttgaaatgcttcattcttcactccgacgaaaaacattCACACAAAAATAGGTTTCGCCTAAGctaaacatgaagaataaggtttcacctaaaccagcttcacacttcaaaccccccttaatagttcGGCGTGCCTATActcaaatgaagaaaaagctacGCAAAGAGTTATGAAGAAAGCTACGCTTCAACGTTCTTCTCcaagttcttcatacttcaagcctgtacatgtacttcaatttttaggagCCATCTATGCTGGCTAAACCAattcttctgaggaactaaaacatGTAACACTTCGTGTAACTCACTAGtttctcaaccatgttgtcatcattcatcaaaaccatgTCGTCGCTCTATGATCCATATTTAAGATTACTTTAATCTTAGCCTGCTAATTTGATTGTTGGGTTAATTTTATACAAAGGCACACACATGAATGCACATCTAACAATGATGTATTAACTTATCTTAGAATTAATCCGAATAAGTAACAATTCCCGCACAATGGTTGTGTCATCTAACGTGAGTTTGTACTTTTTACCATCCATAATTCCTTAAACGTGTGATGGTTCTATTTATAAACAATTCAACTACTCTGACTCTCAGACCAAATCGATGCTTGTGTGAGACGTGATTGCAAAGAGATCAAAGTTAAACATTTCAGATGTGTTGTGCCAAGAATGTGCATTTCAAGGAGACGGTAGTGAATAAACTCACTACGGTGGTATTAACAGGTGACACATCCAATAAGATttccaggaaaagtaaagagTTGCATCTCGCGTGAGTGCATATTGCACAATTCGTTGCTGCTAAGTTGACTAGATCTACGTTGGAATCGACGTCACAAAGAAGTCGGTGAAGAAACACTTCATTAACTGTATGTGATTCAAAGGATAAGGAATTAGACAAGGTCTACAAACGGAAGACAAATTCCTTTTTCGGACAGATGAATGGTGATGTATCTAATGCAAAATCTTAATtcggtgcaaacttgcaaaacTTCAGCCTGGGCCATCGGATCTACAATGTCGGGTCTAGATGTGATGTGAGGTGAGAATTAAAGATAAGACAACATGGTATAAGTAGACGGGTTATGTACAAAAAGCGTGCTTAAGTGAGAGTTATGATTCTCATATTTGATCTGCACCACACGTTTTAGATGCGATGGTCTACATTGATGGTTTGCAAATTTGCACCGATTGAATAAAAGTTTGCACCAGATACTTCACCTAGATGAACTCTTAGACTAAATTTAATTtggtgcaaacttgcaaacctCCTTTTGGCCCATCTTGCCCGGTtgctcgtcttcttccttggtcTCCCTTGGATTCTCTAGCTCTCGACCTTTTCTCCTCCTATCAACCCCACAAAcagattccgccctttagctcccaaTTTCATCTCCTTTATCTTCCCCAATTTGTagctgaggcaaaaatcaaggtaagACAGTCAGCCTACATTGCCCTTTTGGGCCGTCCGCCCATGGTTGCGGCCGTGTAAAATCATTCATCATCTACTTGCTTTTAAGCTAAGCAATGCATAATATATACAAGatcggagggagggagcataaagttatactccctccgtcccaaaataagtgacatcacttatttccggacggagggagtactgaatcagcaacacttattatgaatcggaagaattattatttttcagtcAGTATTACAATTACAAATACTGGAGGGTAGTACGTGGTCGATGTATCCTCGTTTTACCCCCggaaaaaaatgtactcgtaTCTTCTTTTTGTGTAACTCCCGTAGTGCAACTCCCGTTCTGTTACCATCTTTTTGTGTACTCATTTCGAATGAACATATATTACTGATTATTCCCTCGGTTCCTTGAAAGAgggcatattagttttcattaagatAAAACTTTGACtacaaattactatgtcatGATCTGATTTATATAGCATAAAATTAGTATCGTTAaattcgttatcaaaagtattTATAATACTTATGGTTTCATATCTTATAAgccacatattaatagagtaatttttaATCAAAGTGttgtcttaatgaaatctAATATACCATCTTTCAagcaacggagggagtagtagctCTTTTGGGCATGTGTAATGGATGTTAGCAATCGCACCGAAACTTGCATACATTATATACGCTTTCCTGTCCCTGTGTTTTTTGTGTTCTTGTTGATCTGTACATGTTTGTTCTCTCCGGCCTGAAACTGATGCCCATGTCTTAACAGAAGCGcataaaaaagaaagggaaaacaagtaattttatagaaaaaacaGTAGGCCAACTGCAAATATTATAGTAGTATTATAAATAAAAACGTATGCAcagatgaaaaagaaaaaaaaaggaaaatctaTCTGATGTTTTTCGAAAATGGAAACTTTATTGATCTTAGCGGCATATTGAGTGATACACAAAGAGCCTCAAACCCCCGGGCTCTGGGTCGAAACGCATCTAAACGAGTCTATCCAGCCTCTGAAAACAGAGTAATTCTTTCTCCTAGCTACGTCAAAAACAAGGTTAAGCTCCTCCCTAAAAATTGTTTGGCACCCGCATAGGCAAGGGCTAGCACCATTGCAGACAAAATCGTTTCTCATTGGCCAGACGCTACCAGCAGCGACCAGGGCGGTAATCTCGAACCCAAATTGTAGATGCGGCAGCGGGATTGTTCAGACTGCCCTGCAGGCAACAACGTTGCGTTACACCAGAGCCAGTGGTATCCTGTTTGACCGACTAATCGACGCCACCAAACAAGCGGTCCACTGTGTCATTTCGACCTGAAGCACCGCTGGTTTATTATCGTTGGCCGTGTAATTCAGCCCGACCAACTCGATGGACGTGgttgccgtggccgccgcttCCGTCATATTCTTCAGGCAGATTTTCGGGAAGTAAGCCTTACCAAGCGGCCTCCCGTCCATCAAGACGTCAGCCTCCCAGTCGATCACGCACACCTCGTGCCGCTCGTAGCGGCTGATGACCCGCGCGGTGAGGTTGAAGCGCGGGCGGCCCTCCGCGTCCCAGGA
The Brachypodium distachyon strain Bd21 chromosome 2, Brachypodium_distachyon_v3.0, whole genome shotgun sequence genome window above contains:
- the LOC100833078 gene encoding probable GABA transporter 2 — protein: MAPAAFDAEAGGPATVAPAGNGAHHHAAKHGPGPDAGAAFVLESKGTWWHAGFHLTTAIVGPTVLTLPYALRGMGWALGLTTLSLIAAVTFYEYSLMSRVLDHCEARGRRHIRFRELAADVLGSGWMFYFVVIVQTAINTGVSIGTILLAADCIEIMYSSIAPNGPLKLYHFIIMVAVVLAFLSQLPSFHSLRHINFVSLLLSLGYTILVSAACIGAGLSKSSPAKDYSLSSSKSEQTFNAFLSISILASVFGNGILPEIQATLAPPAAGKMMKALVLCYSVIGFTFYLPSITGYWAFGSQVQSNVLKSLMPDSGPALAPTWLLGLAVLFVLLQLLAIGLVYSQVAYEIMEKNSADVTRGKFSRRNLVPRLLLRTLYLAFCAFMAAMLPFFGDIVGVVGAVGFIPLDFVLPVIMYNIALAPPRGSLMYIANTAIMVVFVGVGAIGAFASIRKLVLDAGQFKLFSNNVVD